ACGTCCACTGCTCTGCAGACATATCTCAACGGGCTTGTGACCAGGGGCTACACCTATCACGATATCGGCTTTCTGTGGGGCTTGCGGCTGATTTCGCGCGAAGGTCTGTTCGGATCCGAAAATGCCGCCGCCCCAAACGGCAGCTCTATTGGTCGTAACATCATCTTCATGACCGATGGAGATACCGAGACGCACTTCCAGGCCTACGACGCGTACGGGCTGTCAGCCCTTGACCGGCGGCGAACGGATGCCGGCAGCCTGCCTTCGGACAGTGCCCAGGACGGCATCGTCGAAGACCGCCTCAGCAAGTATTGCACCATAGCCAAAAGCCAGAAAGGCATTACTGTCTGGGTCATCGCCTTCGGGACGTCGCTTACCTCACTTCTTCAGGATTGCGCATCGCAGGGTCGGGCATTCCAGGCCAACAACGCTGAGCAGCTCAACGCGACCTTTGCTGAGATTGCCTCGAAGATCGCGCAGTTGCGGCTTACGAAATGAGGTCGATGCTCCAGACGGCGGCTGGCGATGAGCGCGGATCGGCTATTGTCGAATTCGCGCTTATTGCGCCGGTCTTCCTCTTACTCGTGCTTGGCGGACTGGATGTCTGCCACACGATGTACGTGCGCTCCGTGCTGACAGGCCAGCTGCAGAAGGCATCACGCGATTTGAGCCTTGAGGATGCTGGGTCGGCCGGTCGCCAGACCGCCATCAACGCTGTTGTGGACGCGGCTATACAACAGGTGGCACCGGGAGCTCAGGTGGTGATCACGCCCACATCGTACCGCGACTACGCCAATGTTGCGAGCCCGGAGGAATTCAGCGATGGTAATCACAACGGCATCTGCGACCACAAGGAAGCCTTCGTCGACGCCAACCGCAATGGAAGCTGGGATTCAGATGGCGGCGCTAGCGGCCGCGGCGGAGCCAAGGACGTCGTCCTACTAACCGCAGTGGTCACCTATGATCACCTGCCGCTCGCCGCGATGTTTGCCAACAACAGCAAGGTGCAGCTCGTCGCCAAGACGTTGCTGCGCAATCAGCCCAACGATCAGCAGGCGGAGCCCGCATCAGGAGTTTGCTCATGAGCACCCTTTGTGCACAGACATGCCGAAAGATCGCCTCCAATCAGCAAGGCGTTTCGGCGATCGAGTTCGCCATCTGTCTGCCGTTCCTTTTGCTGGTCACGCTTTGGTGCGTTGAACTAGCTAACTTCGTTTTGGTGCGTCAGCAGATCAGTCAGTTGGCGCTACAGGTTGCGGATAACGCCTCGCGCATTGGCACGCAGAACACGATTCAAACGCAGATTGATGATAGGCAGATCAATGACCTGTTTACAGGTGCCAATTTGCAGGCGGCAGCTCTGGACATACCGCATCGGGGCCGGATCATTCTGTCTAGCCTCGAGGTCCAGAACGAACCGCCCAAAGGCCAGTACATCCACTGGCAGCGCTGCTACGGCGCCCTCAGCTACCCCTCTAGCTACGGGGTCGAAGGCGATGGGAAGGACAACAGCAGCTTTAAGGGCATGGGCCCGACCGGTGGGATGGTGACGGCTTTGCCCGGCGTGCCGTCGATGTTCGTTGAAATCGCCTATACATACCAGCCGCTTATATCCGACTACATATCGCCGAGCGAGCGCATCCGCGAGATAGCGACCGTGCTGGTGCGCGACAGCCGAGATACATCTGGGTCCGGCGTAAATCCGGTGGCTAGCGTAACGCCGGCGCGCTGCTGATTGTAACGGATCAGAGGGTGACTCGATCGCGACGCCAGAAGCGAGTTCCTGCGCCCGGCATCGTCGCATGGCTTGCGCAGGCAAACCCGCAAACGTCGTCAATGTCGCGATCGCCCGGGAACTGGCCGCCTTCGTCTGGGCCATCGCCACCAGCCTTAAGCAACCAGTCTGATCAACCCACAGCAGCAAGGCAGCAGCAAAAGGAGCATCTGCGCTAAAGACACACTCTGCGCTGCTCATCAATGGAAGCGGGGGCACGGTAGGACAATCCTCGATGTGGTTCTGTGGCCGGTCAGAGCCGATGCCCGACTTGAGACAGAGGCAGGCCCGAGACGAATACGCGGTCTCGCGGTATCCAACCCGCGCATCACAGTCTGATCAACCGTCGTCCAACGCCGCCGCTTGATACCATGCGCAGCGCTACAAGCCCTCGCCGCCATTGCGGAGTGGACAAGCTCGACCTCCGGTCTTGACTACGAACATTACAATCAACATGGCAATCCCGAGAAGCAGGAGATCGGCCGCTGTACGAACATCCGCGTGGAGAACTCTCACCTGCCATTCCGACGACAAGAGCGAGCGATGTCACGCTTCACGCAGATGAAGACCTGGCAGACGTTCGCCTCTGTTCACGCCAACATTCACAACCACTTCAGCCTGGAACGCCATCTAATCGATCGAGAAACCTACAAAGAACGCCGCTCAGCTGAAACGGCTGAGTGGCAAATCCTTGCGACGGGTTTACCCGACTTCTCGGGCACGATGCGGCTTCTGCTGTGGATATTGCCGGTATTGGCTGAGACGATCCTCTTGCCCTCGAATAAGGATGTGAGGTTCGTGACTTCAAGCATTCGGCGTTGGTCGTTGAAGATGTTGTGCTTGTAGCTGTGGGTCGAAAGCATCGGCACATCACCGGCCGTCTGCTCATCTTCCTTTCCGTCATGCTCTACGTCGGGGTCGCTCACCGTGCAGCCTAGGGCCTTCGGTGGATACTGCAGCGGCGCGCCGGATAGTTCCTGCTGCGCGGCCGCCCGAAAACTTATGATTTGGTCACCACTGGTCAGCTCTTATCCAATTCGTTTTTCCAAGCGGATGTCGCTCGAGAGCGCGCTGAAATGGGCGATGAAGTGAACGAATACAAAGTCTATTCAATCCTGCAGCTATCGGTTGGGTACGCCTTCTAGCACTACTATGGCAGTTTCACTGTTGAGGCGACGCTAACAAGCTCGTTGCAGCGGGCAGTACACACGCGGCGGTCTCGCGAAGAGCTCAAGGATTGCCTGCCGGATCGCTGGCATGCTGGGCTGTGGCGGTGGTCCCCCGACTCTTTTTTTCCGTCCCGCTGCCTTCAGGCGGCGAGATTGGAGGAAGAGGTAGGCGATCATCGAAATCAGCGCGTGTCGGTGTAGTCCTGTCCATGATCGGCCCTCAAAGTGATTCAGGCCGAGCTCCTCTTTCAATTGCTGGTGCGCCTGCTCGCAGATCCACCGGGCCTTGATTGCACCGGCGAGTGCCTTGATCGGTGTGTCGGCCGGCAAGTTCGACAGATAGTATTTGCGCTCTCCAGTTGAGCGATGCTCGCCCACAAGCCAGACCTCTTCACCGGGTAGATGCTGGTTTCCCATGTCGCGGATGCGCTGGGTGGGTCCGTCAGCGACGCGGACGCGCAGGGCCGCAAAGCGTGCGGTCAGCCGCCCCTTTGTACCCCGCCGCCAACTGACCGCCTTCCATGATCGCTCCGCAAGCATCTTCTCTGCACCAAGTGACTTGCTGTCGACGTCGAACACCTGCTCGATACGTTCCAGATGTGCCGGCAGGGAGCCGCGGTTGGTTTTGCGTGGCCGAGCGCTGCCAAGCTTGCCAGCATCGGCCTGGATGGTGGCCTCAGCCTGTGCCAGTGCAGCTTCGACTTCCTCAAGGCTAAGCTCGAGCTGGTCGGGATCGAGCTGCTCCGATCAGCGGCCGAAACGATGGCGCTGCAGAGCATCGATGATGGCTTTCAATCGCTCCACCTCGGCCTGCGCCGACTGGAGCGCATCGGTCCGACGGGACTGGTCGAGGACGAGGGCGCGGAGCGCATTTACCTCACCGAGTAGGTCCGCTTCGGTGAGCATGAGCCAATTGGATCAATAGCGAGAGAGCCCGTCAACCGCCGATCTGCGGCGCTATCGGATGCCGGCCGCCATGTACGCGGCGCCAGTCCAAACCCTCGAGCAAGGCGCCGAGCTGGGCCGCGGTGATGCGCATCACGCCGTCCTGAATGCCTGGCCAGCGGAAGCCTCCTTGCTCCAGCTTCTTGGCCATCAGGCACAGACCGGTGCCGTCCCACCACACCAGCTTTATCCGATCGGCACGTTTGGCCTGCGAAGACGTAGATCACGCCCGAGAATGGATCACCGCCATACTCGGCGCCAACCAGCGCTGCCAAGGCGTCGGGCCCCTTGCGAAAGTCTACGGGGCGGGTCGCGACCATCACCCGCGCACCAGCGCCAGGGCCGATCATCGAGATACCCGTAGCGCCTGCACCACCGCTACAACTAGCTCGACACCCGCCGCACGAGAGACACGTATTACAGCCCCTCGACCTCGACCTCAATCACGGCGTCGGATCCTGATCCGCAGCTAGAGTGCTCTCGGCAACAACAGGAACGAACATAGGCTCCGCGGAGCGCGCCGCTTCAACAGCGTAGCGCAGCTCCCGCCGCCACGTGTAAAGCTGAGACGTCCGGATGTCGTGCCGCCTCGCAAGCGCAGCCATGTTATCGCAGCGCTCTGACGCTGTCACGATCGCTAGCTTTTGCTCCAGCGTCCAGGAACGACGCCGGCCCGCCATCCCACTTAGAAGCCCGGCGAGCTGGCTCCGGACTAAATTCAGTGTGGGTGTCCAGTCCGGTCGTTAGCGCGAGATCTTCCATCCGCGCTATCCTGTGCCCGACTGGTCAGCCCGCACAAGGTGGAGGCGAAACACCGCTTACAAATTTTCGCGCGACCACAGTCGGTGCAAAGTCCGCCTGCGTCGCGATCAGTCGCGCCCGGCAACATGCTGCGATTTACTTGGACAGCAAGGAGAAGTTGGCGAATGCCATCGAGCCCAAGACTGGCGAGCGGCAGGCCGCCATCTCTTCGTCAAATGAGGTCAGCTTCGATAGCGGCAAGTCAGCCCCGAGCCGAGGCATCGGGCGTGGATGACCTGCACCAAGATCGGCAGTTTGGGTCCCGCTAGCCCGCGATAACAACCACATGGCTGTATCTTGGGCAACCTGTTGGCGGACATCTCAGTTGCGAGCCGCCAGCGATCTAAGATCCGAGAGAATGGACTGGACGCAGTCCTCGTCACACTCATGGCGCGTTATGATCTCTACCTTGCTCACAAGAGCGGAAAGGTTTGGCGCGGGCACTCGGAGCAGTGCTTGCACGGCCTCATGGACGGCTGCCCCGCATCTGCGGTCAGCCTCATAAGCTTTGTCCAACCGTTTCTTGGCACGGCGTTCTGCCAGCAGATCCCGATTGGCTTCATGTGCGTCCTTCTTCGTCAGCGCGAAGTACGCCCGCTCGGCCTGGCTCAGGGCAGCGCACACAGGCTCAAAGCGCGCGTCTGCATCGATGAAGTTTGTCAGCGCCTTTGTCCACGCGTCGCCGCTTGTTTGAGAATGCGCAGATGTATGCCCTTGCACGGTCATAATCGCCTCCGGACGGCATCCAGTGGTTGGCCGAGACAACGAGGTTATGCGGAAAAATGACCCCGAACTCCCGCACGCTAAGCGCGGGAGCCGCCGGAGCTGGTAACATGCAAGTGACATGCGCCGCCGCCTTTAACCTCGCGGTCTGGACATGCGCGTCGGCACCCCGGAAACCAAAGTTCCGAGTGAGCTCACTTGCGGGATTACCAGTCCCAGCGCCGCCTTTTGCGCAGCGCTCGACAACCTTAGCACAGGCTACAGCCTGCGCCAAGATATGACCGATCCAGGTGGCTGCGCTCCTCAGCCGGCGAGTTAAATTGCTCAAGAGCTGCAATCTAGCGGCAGCTGAATGTTACAAGGACTCTGGCGATGGCATGGCCGAGAAGCCTTCATTCAAGACATAATCAAATTAGAAGGGATAAATGGGGGTAACATCAAATTTGCTAAACCTTGTCGTCAAACTTGACCCTGATCAGCCGCGGTGCATAGCGTCTCGCAACGGAGTAACATGACGTGGCGGGTTCGGCTTTCCGGCCCCTAACGGTTTTTTCTGCTACCTGAGCCTTGCTGGGTGTGGCGTAAACACTCATATGCGGCGCTGGAGTACTCGCGAACTTTGACCGGGATTGTCGCGAATACCATCGAAAAGTACCCGCTGCTTCGCTCAGAATGAGCATATAGCCATCTGAGTCATAGGGCGGGGTCCAAGACCTTGGAAAGCAGTTTTCGCCAAGAAAAAATTAAATACCTAGCGGATTAGATCGATGGTTGTTGCGGTGCCATAAGCTCCGGCGACAACTTATAGGTGCGGCGAAGCTCTTTGTCGATGCGGGCGGCTCGGATCTGATCAGTGCGGCGATTGAAGCGGTACTCGACACGGATGCTTCGCTCACATCTGAATGAATGGGGTGGGTGGCTCCCGCTCACGGCATTGAGGTGCCGTGGTGTGATGGCTTTCAGACCTTCACGAGCAAATGGCAGCCACCTGTTATGGAGATTAGCACAATCCGCCTTGATCTGGCGAAGAACGTTATTCAGGTTCA
Above is a window of Novosphingobium sp. 9U DNA encoding:
- a CDS encoding TadE/TadG family type IV pilus assembly protein, whose translation is MLQTAAGDERGSAIVEFALIAPVFLLLVLGGLDVCHTMYVRSVLTGQLQKASRDLSLEDAGSAGRQTAINAVVDAAIQQVAPGAQVVITPTSYRDYANVASPEEFSDGNHNGICDHKEAFVDANRNGSWDSDGGASGRGGAKDVVLLTAVVTYDHLPLAAMFANNSKVQLVAKTLLRNQPNDQQAEPASGVCS
- a CDS encoding TadE/TadG family type IV pilus assembly protein; its protein translation is MSTLCAQTCRKIASNQQGVSAIEFAICLPFLLLVTLWCVELANFVLVRQQISQLALQVADNASRIGTQNTIQTQIDDRQINDLFTGANLQAAALDIPHRGRIILSSLEVQNEPPKGQYIHWQRCYGALSYPSSYGVEGDGKDNSSFKGMGPTGGMVTALPGVPSMFVEIAYTYQPLISDYISPSERIREIATVLVRDSRDTSGSGVNPVASVTPARC
- a CDS encoding transposase, which translates into the protein MAGRRRSWTLEQKLAIVTASERCDNMAALARRHDIRTSQLYTWRRELRYAVEAARSAEPMFVPVVAESTLAADQDPTP